One part of the Olleya sp. YS genome encodes these proteins:
- a CDS encoding putative LPS assembly protein LptD, with product MSIQKPSHTFTKIHLKALRTPSLNILFTLSFTVFINTFSFAQGDIPKEGTKLPAVDVKEEPVTQEVDSTTVSINELVDTKKEIDSVKTDSIKPKPLLNSTVSYKAADYMAYKKKESKMYLYNEAQVLYEDMDITAGHIIIDFNQDLVYAKGIVDTSGVYTQRPVFKQGENVVEPDSIVFNTQTKQGLIYNSVTEQSGMNIKSEVTKKVNDSVYYLKNAKATTAEDLDDPEYYFLIRTGKLVPGSKVITGLTNLFIYDVPTPIGLPFAFFPLTKKRTSGVIFPSFGEDGTRGYFLQNGGYYFPISDYVDLAVLGDYYTNGSYGLRLESKYATRYKFNGNVGFRYENLITSERGFPDYAKTTIYNIRWSHAQDGKANPTSRFSASVNLGSSNYYQQSINQINLPSTQNNTLASSISYAKSFQGEPQVNVNLTASHSQNTQTGTVNMTLPTLQGSVSRIFPFAPEGGSKKGIIQNINFQYNLRAENRIATTEEFFFKSEMFDDAKIGAQHTIPLTTNFKVFKHFSMSASANFNEVWTLNTVNKFFDPETETIVSENVTGFDAFRTYNFSTSIGTTIYGMFNLDKNKENKKIQAIRHVIRPTISYNINPAFDNYYDTVEVIDADGTTLSEYTRFENNLFGTPNNTFSSSIGIGVSNNFEAKVRDKDSTKVEPKKIILLNNLNFSTSYNVAGDSLNWSPLRVTGGTQLFNNKMNINFGATLDPYALDTNNNKINTLNINNGGSLFRMTSANFTLGYSFDSKGLGAKDENENAKKERLLSGGRDDDLFGVSEDFADSSFLDKDKDEEEEEPGELYNYKIPWNFRIAYALNYSNSRRQNEISSHSLMFSGDIEISPKWSIGGSSSYDFKNKGFGLTQLRFQRDLLSWRMNFSWVPFGTYNRWNFFIGIKSNILKDLKYEQRRRPDERL from the coding sequence TTGTCAATTCAAAAACCAAGCCATACTTTTACAAAAATACATTTAAAAGCATTGCGTACACCTAGTCTTAACATACTTTTTACCTTGAGTTTTACAGTGTTTATTAACACTTTTAGCTTTGCGCAAGGCGATATTCCCAAAGAGGGCACAAAATTACCAGCTGTTGATGTTAAAGAGGAACCTGTCACCCAAGAGGTAGACTCTACTACAGTAAGCATTAATGAATTGGTTGACACTAAAAAAGAAATAGATAGCGTCAAAACAGACTCTATAAAACCTAAACCTTTATTAAATAGCACAGTATCTTATAAAGCTGCAGATTATATGGCTTATAAGAAAAAAGAATCTAAAATGTATCTCTATAATGAAGCACAGGTGCTTTATGAAGATATGGATATTACTGCTGGTCACATCATTATAGATTTTAACCAAGATTTGGTGTATGCTAAAGGTATAGTTGATACTTCAGGAGTGTACACGCAACGTCCTGTTTTTAAACAAGGTGAAAATGTTGTAGAACCAGATTCTATTGTATTTAATACCCAAACTAAACAAGGTTTAATTTATAATTCTGTGACAGAACAAAGCGGAATGAATATTAAATCTGAGGTAACAAAAAAGGTAAATGATTCTGTATACTATCTCAAAAATGCCAAAGCTACTACTGCTGAAGATTTAGACGATCCTGAATATTACTTCTTAATTAGAACTGGTAAACTAGTTCCAGGAAGCAAAGTTATAACAGGATTAACTAATCTATTTATCTATGATGTACCAACACCAATTGGACTGCCTTTTGCTTTTTTTCCATTAACAAAAAAACGTACTTCAGGTGTTATTTTTCCTAGTTTTGGTGAGGATGGTACTAGAGGCTATTTTTTACAAAATGGAGGTTATTATTTTCCTATTAGTGACTATGTTGATTTAGCAGTACTTGGAGATTACTACACTAATGGTAGTTATGGATTACGACTAGAAAGTAAATACGCGACACGATATAAATTTAATGGTAATGTTGGCTTTAGATATGAAAATTTAATCACTAGCGAGCGTGGTTTTCCTGATTATGCAAAAACCACTATTTATAACATCAGGTGGTCGCATGCTCAAGATGGAAAAGCAAATCCAACGTCTCGTTTTTCTGCATCAGTTAACTTAGGAAGTAGTAATTATTACCAACAGTCTATTAATCAAATAAATTTACCTAGCACACAAAATAACACCTTGGCGTCTTCCATCTCTTATGCAAAATCGTTTCAAGGGGAACCACAAGTTAATGTTAACCTAACTGCCTCTCATTCTCAAAATACACAAACAGGTACTGTAAATATGACTTTACCAACACTTCAGGGTAGTGTTAGTCGTATATTTCCTTTTGCTCCAGAAGGTGGTTCTAAAAAAGGAATTATTCAAAATATTAATTTTCAGTATAACCTTAGAGCAGAAAACAGAATAGCTACTACAGAAGAGTTTTTTTTTAAAAGTGAAATGTTTGACGACGCAAAAATTGGAGCACAGCATACTATCCCTTTAACTACTAATTTTAAAGTGTTTAAGCATTTTAGTATGAGTGCAAGTGCTAATTTTAATGAAGTTTGGACACTTAATACAGTAAATAAATTTTTTGATCCTGAAACAGAAACCATTGTTTCTGAAAACGTGACTGGATTTGATGCGTTTAGGACTTATAATTTTTCAACCAGCATTGGTACTACTATTTATGGTATGTTTAATTTGGATAAAAACAAAGAAAATAAAAAAATTCAGGCTATTAGACATGTCATTAGACCAACCATAAGTTATAACATCAATCCTGCTTTTGATAATTATTATGACACAGTAGAAGTCATAGATGCAGATGGAACAACACTATCTGAATATACTCGTTTTGAAAACAACCTATTTGGAACACCAAACAATACATTTTCTAGCTCTATAGGTATTGGCGTTTCTAATAATTTTGAAGCTAAAGTTAGAGATAAGGACTCGACTAAAGTAGAACCAAAAAAAATAATATTATTAAATAATTTAAATTTTTCAACCTCTTACAATGTTGCAGGAGACTCGTTAAACTGGAGTCCTTTAAGAGTCACAGGTGGAACACAACTATTTAATAATAAAATGAATATTAATTTTGGAGCAACCTTAGATCCATATGCTTTAGACACAAATAACAATAAAATAAACACGCTTAACATCAATAATGGTGGTAGTTTATTTAGGATGACAAGTGCTAATTTTACATTAGGTTATAGCTTTGATAGTAAAGGTCTTGGAGCAAAAGATGAAAACGAAAATGCTAAAAAAGAGAGATTGTTAAGTGGAGGTCGTGATGACGATTTATTTGGTGTGTCAGAAGATTTTGCTGATTCTAGTTTCTTGGACAAGGATAAAGATGAAGAGGAAGAAGAACCTGGAGAACTGTATAATTATAAAATACCATGGAATTTTAGGATAGCTTACGCATTAAATTATTCTAATAGTAGACGTCAAAATGAAATATCCTCACACTCACTAATGTTTTCTGGAGATATAGAAATTTCTCCAAAATGGTCTATAGGTGGATCTTCGAGTTATGATTTTAAAAACAAAGGATTTGGATTAACACAATTACGTTTTCAGCGTGATTTATTAAGCTGGAGGATGAATTTTAGTTGGGTTCCTTTTGGTACGTATAATCGATGGAATTTTTTCATAGGAATAAAATCTAACATATTAAAAGATTTAAAATACGAACAACGTCGAAGACCTGACGAACGATTATAA
- a CDS encoding N-acetylmuramoyl-L-alanine amidase, translating into MQTHVFKLFVSIIIVLTFSLTKVVNAQSNDDKFVVVLDAGHGGKDPGNLGSGYKEKQIALNIVLKVGKALEKNSGIKVIYTRKTDVFVELRERAAIANRADADLFVSVHCDSHNSSAHGAGTFVMSLAKSSQNLNTAKKENEVIFLEDNYEENYNGFDPNKPESLIGISILQEEYLEQSIQLANLIQDNMVKLKRKDRKVKQDIFWVLHNTYMPSVLVETGFLTYKKEGAYLNSAKGQKEMAKSISDAILTFKDKLDGNVGKQIINENIKDTIPNEEKPIKNTVFKIQIAASSKALEPKAYNFKGLKNISRIKAGTLYKYYFGYTSDYNKAQKLQIEAKNKGYKDAFIVAYKDGKLIKLSEALKSEVN; encoded by the coding sequence ATGCAAACGCACGTATTTAAACTTTTCGTATCCATTATAATAGTATTAACATTTAGCCTGACTAAAGTAGTAAATGCACAATCAAATGATGATAAATTTGTGGTTGTTTTAGATGCAGGACATGGTGGTAAGGATCCTGGTAATTTAGGAAGTGGATACAAAGAAAAACAGATAGCTTTAAATATTGTTTTAAAAGTGGGAAAGGCTTTAGAGAAAAATTCTGGCATCAAAGTCATTTATACACGTAAAACAGACGTGTTTGTTGAGTTAAGAGAAAGAGCAGCTATTGCTAATAGAGCTGATGCAGATTTATTTGTCTCTGTGCATTGTGATTCTCATAACTCTAGTGCACATGGAGCTGGTACTTTTGTTATGAGTTTAGCAAAATCGTCTCAAAATTTAAATACTGCTAAAAAAGAAAACGAGGTTATTTTTCTAGAGGATAATTACGAAGAAAACTATAATGGGTTTGATCCAAATAAACCAGAATCATTAATTGGTATATCAATTCTCCAAGAAGAGTATTTGGAGCAAAGTATTCAACTAGCCAATCTTATTCAGGATAATATGGTTAAACTGAAACGCAAGGACAGAAAAGTAAAACAGGATATTTTTTGGGTTTTGCACAATACTTATATGCCAAGTGTTTTAGTAGAAACTGGCTTTTTAACTTACAAGAAAGAAGGTGCTTATTTAAATTCTGCTAAGGGTCAAAAAGAAATGGCTAAATCTATTTCTGATGCGATTTTAACATTTAAAGACAAATTAGATGGAAATGTTGGTAAACAGATTATTAATGAAAACATCAAAGACACCATTCCAAACGAAGAAAAACCAATAAAAAATACCGTTTTTAAAATTCAGATTGCAGCTAGCTCAAAAGCACTGGAGCCTAAAGCTTATAATTTTAAAGGACTTAAAAATATATCTAGAATAAAAGCTGGTACTTTGTATAAGTACTATTTTGGATATACCTCAGATTATAATAAAGCACAAAAACTACAAATAGAAGCCAAAAATAAAGGTTATAAAGATGCATTTATTGTAGCTTATAAAGACGGAAAACTAATTAAACTATCAGAAGCTTTAAAAAGCGAAGTTAATTAG
- a CDS encoding MlaD family protein, which yields MKLSLEVKTAILVILGIIFFIFGFSYLKGNNIFDSNNTYYTEFDYNALSISAPVSIKGNTVGKVKEIKYDFESGKTRVAFSVDNKLEFSKNSTIRLFQTGLMGGNALAIIPANDNQIAQDGDFIQSEIKQGLVNSLTNDFSQLSTNLDGTLKTVDTLMGNLNTLVADQSETGLKNTLAELNSTLKSYKGLAYSINDLVKKNDDNITTMVDNFNQTSSNLNSMTEKLDKVDIYKTVANLEATLNNVNSLLANVKNGEGSLGKLMTDDQLYSNLEGAALQMEQLLEDMKLNPKRYVHFSLFGKKAKRYDADGNEVKED from the coding sequence TTGAAACTATCACTAGAAGTTAAAACAGCCATACTTGTCATACTTGGAATCATATTTTTCATTTTTGGATTTAGTTATTTAAAAGGAAATAACATTTTTGATTCCAACAATACATATTATACAGAGTTTGATTATAATGCATTATCTATTTCTGCTCCTGTTTCCATTAAAGGAAACACTGTAGGAAAAGTTAAGGAGATTAAATACGATTTTGAATCTGGAAAAACTAGAGTGGCTTTTTCTGTAGATAATAAATTAGAATTTTCAAAAAACAGTACCATTAGATTATTCCAAACAGGATTAATGGGTGGTAATGCTTTGGCTATCATTCCTGCAAACGATAACCAAATCGCTCAAGATGGCGATTTTATTCAATCTGAAATAAAACAAGGCTTGGTTAATAGTCTTACCAACGACTTTTCTCAATTAAGCACTAATTTAGATGGTACATTAAAAACTGTAGATACCTTAATGGGTAACTTAAATACATTAGTAGCCGATCAATCTGAAACGGGTTTAAAAAATACGTTAGCAGAGCTTAATTCCACCTTAAAATCGTATAAAGGTCTAGCATATTCAATCAATGATTTAGTGAAGAAAAATGATGATAACATTACCACTATGGTTGATAATTTTAACCAGACTAGTTCTAATTTAAATTCCATGACCGAAAAGTTAGATAAAGTTGATATTTACAAAACGGTAGCAAATTTGGAAGCCACATTAAATAATGTTAATAGTCTGCTTGCCAATGTTAAAAATGGCGAAGGCTCTTTAGGGAAGTTAATGACTGATGATCAGTTGTATTCCAATTTAGAAGGTGCAGCATTACAGATGGAGCAACTGTTAGAGGATATGAAGTTAAACCCAAAACGCTATGTACATTTTTCATTATTCGGAAAAAAAGCAAAGCGTTACGATGCTGACGGTAACGAAGTTAAAGAAGATTAA
- a CDS encoding (Fe-S)-binding protein — translation MEYLPNILFAIALALGIGYFANNVRKLIRNIKLGKSVDVSDNKPQRWKNMAYIALGQSKMVKRPIAGILHVIVYVGFVIINIEVLEIIIDGLFGTHRIGHKFLPESVYGFLIGSFEILAVLVLVAVIIFWLRRNVIKLKRFMKDEMKGWPKSDGNIILYFEVVLMCLFLVMNATDTVFQGYNSGNVISQFIAPWFDGFSEATLHTIERTAWWLHILGILVFLNYLYFSKHLHILLAFPNTYYGKLTPQGQFTNNDAVTKEVKLMMDPNVDPFAAPPEGAEAAMPEKFGASDVQDLSWVNLLNAYTCTECGRCTSECPANQTGKKLSPRKIMMDTRDRLEEVGKNIDANKGTFVDDGKQLLGDYITNEELWACTSCNACVEACPVSIDPLNIIMEMRRYLVMEQSAAPTELNNMMTNIENNGAPWPYNQMDRLNWKNE, via the coding sequence ATGGAATACTTACCAAATATACTGTTCGCCATTGCTCTTGCATTAGGGATTGGCTATTTTGCAAATAATGTTAGAAAACTAATTAGAAACATAAAACTGGGTAAATCAGTTGATGTGTCAGACAACAAACCACAACGTTGGAAAAACATGGCTTACATCGCTTTAGGTCAAAGCAAAATGGTTAAACGTCCTATAGCAGGAATTTTACATGTCATAGTCTATGTTGGTTTTGTAATAATAAATATCGAGGTTTTAGAAATAATTATAGATGGTCTTTTTGGGACTCACAGAATTGGTCATAAATTTTTACCAGAATCTGTCTACGGATTTTTAATAGGTAGTTTTGAGATTTTAGCAGTTTTGGTGTTGGTAGCTGTTATTATTTTTTGGTTAAGACGAAACGTAATTAAATTAAAACGTTTCATGAAAGATGAGATGAAGGGTTGGCCAAAATCTGATGGTAATATTATTTTATATTTTGAGGTTGTTTTGATGTGCTTGTTTTTAGTAATGAATGCAACAGACACTGTTTTTCAAGGCTATAATTCAGGTAATGTTATAAGTCAATTTATAGCGCCTTGGTTTGACGGATTTTCGGAAGCAACACTACACACTATAGAGCGTACTGCATGGTGGCTACATATATTAGGGATTTTAGTATTTTTAAATTATCTATACTTTTCTAAGCATTTACATATTTTATTAGCTTTCCCTAACACATATTATGGAAAACTAACTCCTCAAGGACAGTTTACTAATAATGATGCAGTAACAAAAGAGGTAAAACTTATGATGGATCCTAATGTCGATCCATTTGCAGCTCCTCCCGAAGGTGCAGAAGCTGCAATGCCAGAAAAGTTTGGTGCTAGTGATGTCCAAGATTTATCTTGGGTCAATTTACTAAACGCTTACACTTGTACGGAATGTGGACGTTGTACTAGCGAGTGTCCAGCAAACCAAACAGGTAAAAAATTATCACCTCGTAAAATTATGATGGATACTAGAGATCGTCTCGAAGAGGTTGGTAAAAACATAGATGCCAATAAAGGAACCTTTGTTGACGATGGAAAGCAATTATTAGGCGACTATATTACCAATGAAGAGCTTTGGGCTTGTACTAGTTGTAATGCTTGTGTAGAGGCTTGTCCAGTCAGTATCGATCCATTAAATATTATTATGGAAATGCGTCGTTACTTAGTTATGGAACAAAGTGCAGCGCCAACAGAATTAAATAATATGATGACCAATATAGAAAATAACGGTGCACCTTGGCCTTACAACCAAATGGACCGACTAAATTGGAAAAATGAATAG
- a CDS encoding (Fe-S)-binding protein, whose product MSEQLTVPTMAEFMAQGKQPEVLFWVGCAGSFDDRAKKITKAFVRILNKANIDFAVLGAEESCTGDPAKRSGNEFLFQMQAVTNIEVLNAYEVKKIVTACPHCFNTLKNEYPGLGGNYDVVHHTQFLKGLLDDGRMTIEGGQFKGKRITFHDPCYLGRANNVYEAPRDLIKKLDAELVEMKSCKSRGLCCGAGGAQMFKEPENGNKDINIERTEQALDTKPQIIAAGCPFCNTMMTDGIKGKEKEGEVEVMDIAELIANAQDL is encoded by the coding sequence ATGAGCGAACAACTTACAGTGCCAACTATGGCAGAATTTATGGCTCAAGGCAAACAACCAGAAGTGTTATTTTGGGTTGGTTGCGCTGGAAGCTTTGATGATAGAGCAAAAAAAATAACTAAAGCATTTGTACGTATTCTTAACAAAGCAAATATTGATTTTGCAGTGTTAGGTGCAGAAGAAAGTTGTACTGGCGATCCTGCAAAACGATCTGGTAACGAGTTTTTATTCCAAATGCAAGCAGTAACTAATATAGAGGTTTTAAATGCTTACGAAGTTAAAAAAATAGTCACCGCTTGTCCACATTGTTTTAATACCTTAAAAAATGAATATCCAGGATTAGGTGGAAATTATGATGTAGTACATCACACACAGTTTTTAAAAGGCTTATTGGATGATGGTCGTATGACTATTGAAGGTGGACAATTTAAAGGTAAACGTATTACTTTTCATGATCCATGTTACCTAGGTCGTGCTAATAATGTCTACGAAGCGCCAAGAGATTTAATCAAGAAATTAGATGCTGAATTAGTGGAAATGAAATCCTGCAAATCTCGTGGTTTATGTTGTGGAGCAGGAGGAGCACAAATGTTTAAAGAACCTGAAAATGGTAATAAAGACATTAATATAGAACGTACTGAACAAGCTTTAGACACAAAACCTCAAATTATAGCTGCTGGTTGTCCATTTTGCAATACAATGATGACAGATGGTATTAAAGGAAAGGAAAAAGAAGGAGAGGTAGAAGTTATGGATATCGCAGAATTAATCGCTAATGCACAAGATTTATAA
- the serB gene encoding phosphoserine phosphatase SerB encodes MTNEIYLLNISGPDKPGLTSTLTDVLAHYGAKVLDIGQANIHDTLSLGFLFEIDSSSSSAAVLKDLLFKAYELGVKAKFTPISSEDYEKWVGLQGKDRYIVTILGERLTAEQISKVTKVISDKNLNIDAIKRLTGRTSLIEKEEYPRASIQLSIRGKIDNKAEFTEKFMQISHNLDVDIAFQEDNIYRRNRRLVCFDMDSTLIQTEVIDELAELAGVGKEVKAITESAMQGEIDFNESFKRRMKLLKGLSEDVLHEVAINLPITKGARRLIDTLKSYGFKTAILSGGFTYFGDYLKKELGMDYVYANQLEIKDGALTGGYVGDIVDGNKKAEYLKEIARKEGINISQTIAVGDGANDLPMLNLAGLGIAFHAKPKVKDNAQSSISSIGLDGVLYLLGYHDRHIDLLE; translated from the coding sequence ATGACCAACGAAATTTATCTTCTAAATATTTCTGGACCAGACAAGCCTGGATTAACGTCTACATTAACGGATGTTTTAGCTCACTATGGTGCCAAAGTATTAGACATTGGTCAGGCCAATATTCATGACACCTTATCTTTAGGTTTTTTATTTGAAATAGATTCTAGTAGTAGCTCTGCAGCAGTTCTAAAAGATTTATTATTTAAAGCTTACGAACTAGGCGTAAAAGCTAAATTCACACCCATTTCCTCAGAAGATTATGAGAAATGGGTAGGCTTACAAGGTAAAGATCGTTACATTGTTACTATTCTTGGCGAACGCTTAACTGCAGAACAAATTTCTAAAGTCACTAAAGTAATTTCAGATAAAAACTTAAATATTGACGCCATAAAACGTCTTACTGGGCGTACTTCACTAATAGAAAAAGAAGAATATCCTAGAGCATCCATACAATTATCCATTAGAGGAAAAATTGATAATAAAGCTGAATTTACAGAAAAATTCATGCAAATATCTCATAATTTAGATGTAGACATTGCGTTTCAAGAAGATAATATTTATAGAAGAAATAGACGTTTAGTCTGTTTTGATATGGACTCTACTTTAATACAAACGGAAGTTATTGACGAACTTGCAGAATTAGCTGGTGTTGGTAAAGAAGTAAAAGCTATTACAGAATCTGCAATGCAGGGAGAAATTGATTTTAATGAAAGTTTTAAAAGACGGATGAAGCTTTTAAAAGGCTTAAGTGAAGATGTGTTACATGAAGTGGCTATAAACTTACCAATTACTAAAGGTGCTAGACGATTAATAGATACCTTAAAAAGTTATGGCTTTAAAACTGCAATATTATCAGGTGGTTTTACATATTTTGGAGATTATCTTAAAAAAGAATTGGGTATGGATTACGTTTATGCTAATCAATTAGAAATTAAAGATGGAGCACTTACAGGTGGATATGTTGGAGATATTGTTGATGGTAACAAAAAAGCAGAATACTTAAAAGAAATTGCAAGAAAAGAAGGTATCAATATTAGTCAAACAATTGCAGTAGGAGATGGTGCAAACGACTTACCAATGCTTAATCTAGCAGGATTAGGTATTGCATTTCATGCCAAACCTAAAGTTAAGGATAATGCACAAAGCTCTATCTCAAGTATTGGGTTAGATGGTGTGTTATATTTATTGGGTTATCACGATAGGCATATAGATTTATTAGAATAA
- a CDS encoding ABC transporter ATPase codes for MLVDFNTLPETSRVWIYQANRSFSDSELEEIKSKLDSFIEGWTAHGSDLKAGYDIRYKRFIIIALDQELNVATGCSIDASVTFIQQLEKDYNVDLLDKMNVSYKQGEFVAHKTLTDFRKMAKDKAVSKKTIVFNNLVTNIGELNESWEVPASQSWHNRFLK; via the coding sequence ATGTTAGTAGATTTTAACACTTTACCAGAAACTTCTAGAGTTTGGATATATCAAGCAAATCGCTCATTTTCTGATTCAGAATTAGAAGAGATTAAATCCAAGCTTGACAGCTTTATTGAAGGTTGGACAGCTCATGGAAGCGATTTAAAAGCAGGTTATGACATTAGATACAAACGCTTTATAATCATTGCATTAGACCAAGAACTTAATGTAGCAACTGGTTGTAGTATAGATGCTTCTGTAACATTTATTCAGCAATTAGAGAAAGATTATAATGTAGATTTATTAGATAAAATGAATGTGTCCTATAAGCAAGGCGAATTTGTAGCTCACAAAACCCTAACTGACTTCAGAAAAATGGCTAAAGACAAAGCGGTTTCTAAAAAAACCATTGTATTCAATAATTTAGTGACTAATATTGGAGAGCTAAATGAAAGTTGGGAAGTACCAGCTAGCCAGAGTTGGCACAAT